The sequence TCATTTCGATGATGACGAACAATTTTATTTAATGGAATATATTCAAGGCGATACACTTTATAACGTATTACAAAAATCACGTCAATTAAATATTACAAGAGCAAATAATTATATCCGCCAACTTGCAGATACCATCGACGAATTACATAATTACGGAATTATTCACCGTGATATTAAATCACAAAACATTATGATTTCTGATGATTATAATTTAAAAATTATTGATCTTGGAATTTCTATTTCAGAAGATAATCCTGGTTTGACCAAAACTAATGCAGTGGTTTGTTCCCCTTATTATGCTGCACCTGAATTTAGTCGCGTGGGTTCAAAAATTACAAAAGCAGTCGATATTTATGCTTTAGGGGTGTTGTATTTTGAAATGATTGCAGGCACCTTGCCTTTTAAAGGTGACAACGAATTAAATACAATTTATATGCACAATACTGAACCTTTCCCTGATATTCGCCGTTATAAGGATAATGTTCCAAATTCAGTTGTTAATATAATTACTAAAGCTACTGCAAAAGATCCAAAAGATCGTTATCAAAGTGCAGCAGAAATGAGACGAGATGTTGGCGAAAGTTTAAAACCGCACAACAAGATTCAAAAACTAATTTCTCGCAAAACCATGAAAGAGAAAAAAACATTGATTGATTTTTTAAACTCTCCATGATTTTTAGGAAGTTGTATTTTAATTATTTTAATTATTATCGGTTTAGTGGTCGGTTTTTCTAAATACGCAGGAGTTATTTAATGGAAAATATTTACAAAGTCCACAACATTGTCGCAGGTGTTTATACTTGTATACAAGGACAAAAAGTTATAAAAGTAACCGCAAGCGGTAAATTACGTTTTTTAAAACAAAGTCCGTTAGTTGGTGATGATGTTAAAATTCAAAACGAACAAATAACTGAAATTTGTCAACGTAGAAATTCGTTAATTCGACCAAAAGTTGCTAATATTGATCAAATTTTTATTTTTATGTCTATTTTAGAACCAAAATTTCAAAGCTACTTAGTTGATAAATATATGTCAATTGCTGAAGTAAAAGATATTCAACCAATTTTGTGTATCAGTAAAGCTGATTTAGACATGCAAAATAGTCAGCATTGATTAAATTCATACCAATCATTGGGATATACAGTAATTTTAATAAATAATCAAAATCCAAAATACTTACAACAAATACAAAAAATATTAAAAGATAAATATAATTTATTTATGGGGCAAAGTGGAGTAGGTAAAACTACAACCTTAAATATTTTAGGAAAATTTAATTTTCAAACACAGGAAATTTCTAGGCATCTAGGACGCGGAAAACACACAACTCGTGTTGTCAGTATTCTAAAAGTTCAAAACGGATGGTTAATTGATACCCCTGGTTTTTCGTCACTAGAACTTAATTTAAGTCAAATTGAACTCGCACAAAGTTTTAAAATTTTTAAACAATTGTCAAAAAATTGCAAATATCGTAGTTGTTTACATCAAAATGAAAATTTAAAAGACTGTGCCATTAAACAAGCAGTAATTAATAATTCAATCCCACAATTTCGTTATGACAATTATTTAAAATTATTAAACGAAATCAAAAAGGAAAAATACTAATGAAAAGATATGTTACACCTAGCTTATTAAATGTAGAAAAAGATAAAAGACTAAGTTTAGCCAACACTTTAGTTCAAAACGGAATCAAATGAATTCACTATGATGTAATGGATGCTAAATTTGTTGCAAATACCGCTATTGAAATCAATGAAATTATTAACATTAATCAAAATGGTTTATCACATATTAAAGATGTGCACTTGATGGTTGAAAACCCTTATGGATATATTGATAAACTTAAAAATGATGTGGATATAATAACCTTTCATTATGAAGCAATCGAAAATGATTTAGATAAGTTTCAAAATTTTTTAGAAAAAAATCACCATGATTTAAAAATCGGTTTAGCTCTCAAACCCAATACTTCCGTAGATAAAATCATCAATTTTTTACACCGTTTAACGTTGGTTTTAGTAATGTCTGTTGAGCCTGGAAAAGGGGGTCAAAAATTTATTGATAATTCGTTAGATAAAATTAAAAAACTGAAGTTACTCCGCCAACGTGATTGCTTAGACTTTTTAATTCAAGTTGACGGTGGAATAAATGATATTACTGGGCCAAAATGTTTTAAAGCAGGCGCTGACGCTTGTGTTGCTGGAACATTCTTAGTTTTTGAACCTACAAAAGAGCGTATTAATAGTATTTTAAATGAAATCAAAAAATAGACTTGTAAGTCTATTTTTTGAACTTTATTCTAAAGGCTCTCCCTTATGCGATGTGATCTGGTTATTTAAACTTTCTGCTTCTACACCTATGATTGCTTGAAATGAATTATCAGAAACTTTAACTAAACCAAAAGCGCCCGCTCTCTTAATTACATCTTCAGAAACTAATGAACCATCCTTTACAACATATCTCAAACGTGTAGAACAATTTTCATATTCAATAATATTATCTCAACCGCCAAATCCTACAACTATTTTTTTAGCCTTTTCTGATAGACCAGGATTTGTTATTTCTGTGGCTATTGTTGTGGTTGTTTCTTCTTCAGAACGAATGATTCCTTCTTTACGCCCCGGTGTAGATAATCCAAGTTTTTTAATACTAAGAACTCCAATTCCAAAATAAGCAATCGCAGTAGTTGCACCAATTAAGAAAATTCAGCCCGGATTTGCTAATACAGTATTTAATGTTGAATATCCTGATTCATTAATAATTCTTAATGATTTAGGAATCGATAGAATATAGTCTAATAATCCCGCTGAAAATCCAAATCCTAATTGAATTCCAAATGCTCCAGTTACAAAAGCAAAAATTCCGGTTAATAATGCATGAAATAAATAAAGAAGTGGAGAAACATATAAAAATGCAAATTCAATTGGTTCTGTAATTCCGGTTAAAAAACTAACTAGTGCTGCCGATCCAAACAGTGAAGCAACCTTAATTTTTTGTTCTTTGGTTTCTGCGGTAAAGATAAACGCACCGACTAATGCTGGCAATCCAAACATCATCATCGGAAAGAAGCCGGCTTGAAAAATTCCGCCAGGATTTCCTACCGCTCGACCCTTTAAAAAAATATTAATATCACCGGATACCGTTTGACTTGGATCTAATTCAGACGGGAAAGTACCTAATGAGAATCAAAAGATATTATTTGGAATATGATGCAAGCCAAATGGAATCAAAAGTCTATTTATAAAACCATATCCACCCATAATTCCAGCTCTTGTAAATCTTGCTCCTACCGATAAATCATATGTTGTATTATTACTTTTGTTATCCGAAAGACTTGAAACTGAATTAGACATTGCTTGTGAAATTTTATAAATAACATAACCAATTCAAGGGAAAATTGCAGCTCATATAATTGAAAAAATGATAATTACTATAATAGAAAGTGCAGGTATTAATCTTTTTCCGGAAAAAAATCCTAATACTTTTGGTAGCGAAACATTATTTGCTCTATTATATACTCAAGCAACAATGGAACCTACTACAATACCATTCAATACATTATTTGACAAAACCGCAGAAGTATTTTTACCAAAAATTGACGTAAATCCACTTACGGTCCGTAAATTAATAATTGTTACAATTTCTTTGATTCCTTCTTTCTTATATTTTTCAGAATCAAAGCCAGTGGCATAACTTTCTATTGAACGACTAAATAATGATCCATAATATAAATCACTTAACTCAACCATAATGGCTGATAATATTATAATTCCTAAAAATCCGGCAAACGCCGCTTCACCTCTTTTATCTTTTGTAAACGCAAATGCTACACCTACAGCAAAAAGAATGTATAAATTACTAAAAACTATATCTCCGCTTTTTGTGAGTAATATTTGCACAAATTTTCCGAAAGTTGAATCAGTTGGAATTTCAACACCAATTCTTAATAGGATAGCTGCAATGGGTAAAACAGCGATTGGAAACATTAAAGCAGAACCTATTTTTGATAACTTTTTCATTCAATTACCAAAAAAAAGATTTTTTAATTTCAATGATTTTGTATTTGTCTTGGTGGTAGTATTTATATTCATTATTTCTTACCTCCAAATTTTTTATTTATTTTTAGTTTTTTTAATATAAATCCGTGCGAAATAACTGTAAAAATAATCGCATTAAAAAATACAATAGTGAAAACAAAAGCTACGGATGCAATAACATCAGATCTAATTTTATTGAAAGCTTGCATTTGCGCTACATGCTTTGTTGCTTTCATTTCATCAGTAATAACAAATCCTTTATAGCTTCCGAAAAGTACAATCAATGTAATTAATAAAAAAGAAAATAAAGCTCATAATCAAACGTAAACTCATTGTGACCAATGAAGTTTTTTTATTTTGTTACCAATTTTATTAAACATTATGCTTAAATTATTTGATTTAGTTTTTTGCATCATTACCTCGATATTAGAGTGAGAATTGCTAATAATTTTGTTTTGTCACTCATAAAAAAGTTTATAACAGATGTATTTATTTTTACTTATTTTGCTTAAAAGAAGTTAAAAATAAAAAAATTTTTTAGCTTCTTTTAAAAAATCTACATAAATTAAGAATTTTATGAAACTTTTTTTCTTTTCGATAACAATTTCTAAAAATGTAATTAAAATTCAAATATACAAAAAGAAATATTGAAAAAAATTAAATTTAAACCTTATAAACACAGAGACATTAATTTAACTTTTAAAAATAAAATGCAAATATTTATAAAAAAATATGATAATTTAATTAAAAAACAGAAATCTTATCCAAAAATTTACCAAAACTCATCATAATTAATAAAATAGTTAATCTTTTAAGTCTTCTAGTTATTTAACCTACATTTGATAAATATATAATTAACTGAAGTATATTATGACAGGTTGTCAAAAAGCAGTTTTTATAATTATTAGAGAATTATCGAGTTGATTTTTATTTAGTTAAACCAACTTTAAAAAGTATTAAAAGTAATGACATATCTAATTAATTTAACCTCTTTAGGTGATGTTTAATACGTAAATGAACCTTAATCTTTAGAAAATCAAATATAGATAAATTCAACATTAATTATTAATACAAAACGAAACAATATTTATATCTAACAAGCAAGTTTATTAGTATTAAGCCTCAAGTAAAAATTTTGAAATAAAAATAGTTATACACTATAAAAAATAGAGAAAATACTAAAAAGATATCAATAAGGTCAAAAAACAATTTAAGAAAGGAAATTAATTAATGCAAATCATTAAAAACGTGAAAATAATTAACCCTAATAAAATTATTGAATGTGCAAATATTTTAATTCAAAATAATAAAATTAAAGATATTATCATAACAAATAATAAGCCTGAATTTATAGTTGTTCCCGGTTTTATAGATACACATATTCATGGTTTTTATAATTATGATATTATGCAAGGTCAAAAAGCAGTTGAAATTATTTCTAGAAAACTTGCTTTAAAAGGTACTACTGCATTTATGCCTACCTTAATGACAAATAAATGAGAAGTAATTTTAGATGCATTAAAAAATGTTTCCAAAAATAAAAAATGAGTTAGTAGAAACTTAGGATTACATTTGGAAGGCCCATTCATTGGACCATCCAAAAAAGGAGCACATAAGCCCGAATATCTTAAAAAAGCGAGTCTTAAAGATATTAATACACTTTATCAAGCATCACAACAAAAACTTATAAAAGTTTCTTTTGATCCATTGATGGTAGGTTTAAAAGAATTTTTACATATGAAAAAATTAGGAATTATTGGTTCAATTGGACATAGTAATGTTGATATGCATTTAGCTAACAAATACTTTGAAAATGGTTGCTTTTCAGTTTGTCATGCATGAAATGCAATGTCAGGCATTGATTCTAGAAATCCCGGATTATTACAAGCATCGTTAATGAATCAAAATGTTTATTTAGAAATTATTTTTGATTTGTTACATATATCTAAAGAATCATTAACTTTTACTTTTATCAACAAAGGATATGATAAGATTATAGCTATTTCCGATGCTATCAAACCTGCTTATTATAAAAATGGAGAAAATATTTCAGGAGATATTGCGGTGGTTAAGAAAGGTTTAAAAATAACTTTGAAAGATAGCAAAACTATTGCAGGTTCTGGCATTTGTATTCACGATGCGTTTAAAAACCTTATTAAAATAGGTGTTCATCCTTGCGATGTGGTTAAAATGACCTCATATAATAGTGCCAAATATTTGAATTTAGATAATCAGCTTGGAAAAATTCAAAAAAATTATTTAGCTGATTTAGTTCTAATGGATACAAAATATCGAATAAAACATGTTTATATTAACGGTCAAAAAATAAAATAGGAGCAAAAATGAAAATTATCATCAAAGAAAATGCAGAACAGCAAGCACTTTATGCTTCAGATATGATCGCAAAAGAAATTAAAGAAAATCCAAATTTAAATATTTGTTTTGCAACTGGAAATTCACCTATCAAAACATATCAATTATTGATAAAAAAATTTCAAAACAATGAAATTAGTTTTGCCAAGGTAACATCTTTCAATTTAGATGAATATGTTGGGATTAAAAAATCCAATCCTTGTTCGTACCATTATTTTATGCATCAACAGCTATTCAATCATATTAATATAAAAAAAGAAAACATTAATCTACCAAACGGATTGGGAAATATTACAAAAAATGCGATAGAATACGAATCTTTAATTTTAGCAAAAGGTGGAATTGATTTAATGATTTTAGGGATTGGTGTGAACGGACATATTGCTTTTAATGAACCGGGCTCAAAAATTGATGATATAACTCGCGAAGTCCAACTTACACATAGCACAATTGAAACTAATAAAAAATATTTTACAAATAAAAATGCAGTTCCTAAAAATGCTATTTCAATGGGAATTGGAACAATTTTAAAAGCTAAAAAAATTATTTTATTAGCCGACGGAATAAATAAAGCAGACGCAATTTTAAAAGCCATCAAAGGAAAAATCACTTCGGATGTTCCTGCTAGTTTTTTACAAACCCATAAAGACGTAACTTTTATTTTAGATGCACAAGCAGCAAAACTCTTATAATTTAATTATTCAATATTTTTTGTTTAAATTTTGTATTTATTGTAAAATACTCATATAAATTCTTAAATTAAGGAGAGAAAATGAAAATAACCGGAATTGGTGCATCTCGTGGTGTCGCAATTGCTGAAGTTTTTAAAATTGAAGAACTACCTGTCGAAATTACAAAAATGACAACACAACCACAACAACAAGTAGATTTATATACTCAAGCACGTGAAAAAGTTGTATCAAAAATTTTAGAGAGCCAAAAATTAGCAACAGATCCAGAACACGCAGCAATCTTCGATGCTCATATTGGTTTTGTTTTAGATCCAAGCGCAATAGAAAGCGTTGAGAATAAAATTAAAAATAATTCATTTACCGCTGAATATGCTGTAAATGAAGTATACAATGAATTTGCCACAATGTTTGCAGGAATTAATGATGAATATATGCGTGAGCGTGTTGCAGATATTAAAGATGTTTTAAAAAAATTATTATATGCATTAAATAATATTGAAGAACCAAATTTAGCAGCTATCGATAAAGAAGTAGTAATTGTTGCAGAAGATTTAAGCCCATCACAAACCGTACAATTAAATAAACAATTCGTAAAAGGTTTTGTAACTAACATTGGTGGTCCTACTTCGCATACTGCAATTATGGCACGCAGTTTAGGAATTCCTTCGGTGGTAGGAACTAATAATATTATGCAATTTACTAATAATGGTGATTTAATTGCTTTAGACGGTTCAAAAGGAATAGTGGTTGTTAATCCGGATGAGCAACAAAAAACTGAATTTTTAAACGCAAAAAATAAATATCAAGAATACTTACAAAAATTAGCTGCTTTAAAAGGAAAAGCTTCACTAACTACCGATGGACATCATGTAGAACTTGCTGCAAATATCGGAACACCAAAAGATGTTCAAAATGTTTTAGACAATGATGCAGAAGCAATTGGCTTATTTAGATCAGAATTTTTATATATGGATAATGATCATTGACCAACCGAAGAAGAACAATTTCAAGCATATAAAGAAGTTGTTGAGAAAATGAATGGTAAACGTGTGGTAATTAGAACTTTAGATATTGGTGGTGATAAAACTCTAAAATATTTTAAATTCCCTGAAGAACTAAACCCATTTTTAGGTTATCGTGCAATTCGTTTTTGTCTACAAAATCATGATATTTTCAAAACTCAACTAAGAGCCTTAATCCGCGCGAGCGAATTCGGTAAAGTCGCTATTATGTTTCCGATGATTACTAACGTTAAAGAATTCTTAGCAGCTAAAGAAGTTTATAAACAAGCATATCAAGAAGTATATAAAACAAACAAAAATATTAAACCAATGAATCAAATTGAGCTTGGTTTAATGATGGAAACACCGGCTGCTGCTATTTTATCTGATATGTTTGCCAAACATGCTGATTTTATGTCAATTGGAACTAATGACTTAATTCAATATTCAATGGCTGTTGATCGTATGAATGAAAATATTTCATATTTATATCAACCATTAAATCCATCTATTTTAAGATTTATTAAATTAATAATTGACGGAGCACATAAACACGGTAAATGAGTTGGAATGTGTGGTGAAATGGCAGGCGATAAACGAGCAATACCTATTTT comes from Mycoplasmopsis mustelae and encodes:
- the rsgA gene encoding ribosome small subunit-dependent GTPase A, which gives rise to MENIYKVHNIVAGVYTCIQGQKVIKVTASGKLRFLKQSPLVGDDVKIQNEQITEICQRRNSLIRPKVANIDQIFIFMSILEPKFQSYLVDKYMSIAEVKDIQPILCISKADLDMQNSQHWLNSYQSLGYTVILINNQNPKYLQQIQKILKDKYNLFMGQSGVGKTTTLNILGKFNFQTQEISRHLGRGKHTTRVVSILKVQNGWLIDTPGFSSLELNLSQIELAQSFKIFKQLSKNCKYRSCLHQNENLKDCAIKQAVINNSIPQFRYDNYLKLLNEIKKEKY
- a CDS encoding ribulose-phosphate 3-epimerase encodes the protein MKRYVTPSLLNVEKDKRLSLANTLVQNGIKWIHYDVMDAKFVANTAIEINEIININQNGLSHIKDVHLMVENPYGYIDKLKNDVDIITFHYEAIENDLDKFQNFLEKNHHDLKIGLALKPNTSVDKIINFLHRLTLVLVMSVEPGKGGQKFIDNSLDKIKKLKLLRQRDCLDFLIQVDGGINDITGPKCFKAGADACVAGTFLVFEPTKERINSILNEIKK
- a CDS encoding PTS transporter subunit EIIC produces the protein MNINTTTKTNTKSLKLKNLFFGNWMKKLSKIGSALMFPIAVLPIAAILLRIGVEIPTDSTFGKFVQILLTKSGDIVFSNLYILFAVGVAFAFTKDKRGEAAFAGFLGIIILSAIMVELSDLYYGSLFSRSIESYATGFDSEKYKKEGIKEIVTIINLRTVSGFTSIFGKNTSAVLSNNVLNGIVVGSIVAWVYNRANNVSLPKVLGFFSGKRLIPALSIIVIIIFSIIWAAIFPWIGYVIYKISQAMSNSVSSLSDNKSNNTTYDLSVGARFTRAGIMGGYGFINRLLIPFGLHHIPNNIFWFSLGTFPSELDPSQTVSGDINIFLKGRAVGNPGGIFQAGFFPMMMFGLPALVGAFIFTAETKEQKIKVASLFGSAALVSFLTGITEPIEFAFLYVSPLLYLFHALLTGIFAFVTGAFGIQLGFGFSAGLLDYILSIPKSLRIINESGYSTLNTVLANPGWIFLIGATTAIAYFGIGVLSIKKLGLSTPGRKEGIIRSEEETTTTIATEITNPGLSEKAKKIVVGFGGWDNIIEYENCSTRLRYVVKDGSLVSEDVIKRAGAFGLVKVSDNSFQAIIGVEAESLNNQITSHKGEPLE
- the nagA gene encoding N-acetylglucosamine-6-phosphate deacetylase; this encodes MQIIKNVKIINPNKIIECANILIQNNKIKDIIITNNKPEFIVVPGFIDTHIHGFYNYDIMQGQKAVEIISRKLALKGTTAFMPTLMTNKWEVILDALKNVSKNKKWVSRNLGLHLEGPFIGPSKKGAHKPEYLKKASLKDINTLYQASQQKLIKVSFDPLMVGLKEFLHMKKLGIIGSIGHSNVDMHLANKYFENGCFSVCHAWNAMSGIDSRNPGLLQASLMNQNVYLEIIFDLLHISKESLTFTFINKGYDKIIAISDAIKPAYYKNGENISGDIAVVKKGLKITLKDSKTIAGSGICIHDAFKNLIKIGVHPCDVVKMTSYNSAKYLNLDNQLGKIQKNYLADLVLMDTKYRIKHVYINGQKIK
- a CDS encoding serine/threonine-protein kinase translates to MKNNFGIPKDSIIFKKYNITKIIGQGGMGMVFLVRTKDSHNIQQYALKYRLNDNNQSNKMRFWNEIKLLENINHRNIPKLISYHFDDDEQFYLMEYIQGDTLYNVLQKSRQLNITRANNYIRQLADTIDELHNYGIIHRDIKSQNIMISDDYNLKIIDLGISISEDNPGLTKTNAVVCSPYYAAPEFSRVGSKITKAVDIYALGVLYFEMIAGTLPFKGDNELNTIYMHNTEPFPDIRRYKDNVPNSVVNIITKATAKDPKDRYQSAAEMRRDVGESLKPHNKIQKLISRKTMKEKKTLIDFLNSPWFLGSCILIILIIIGLVVGFSKYAGVI
- the nagB gene encoding glucosamine-6-phosphate deaminase, with the protein product MKIIIKENAEQQALYASDMIAKEIKENPNLNICFATGNSPIKTYQLLIKKFQNNEISFAKVTSFNLDEYVGIKKSNPCSYHYFMHQQLFNHINIKKENINLPNGLGNITKNAIEYESLILAKGGIDLMILGIGVNGHIAFNEPGSKIDDITREVQLTHSTIETNKKYFTNKNAVPKNAISMGIGTILKAKKIILLADGINKADAILKAIKGKITSDVPASFLQTHKDVTFILDAQAAKLL
- the ptsP gene encoding phosphoenolpyruvate--protein phosphotransferase — protein: MKITGIGASRGVAIAEVFKIEELPVEITKMTTQPQQQVDLYTQAREKVVSKILESQKLATDPEHAAIFDAHIGFVLDPSAIESVENKIKNNSFTAEYAVNEVYNEFATMFAGINDEYMRERVADIKDVLKKLLYALNNIEEPNLAAIDKEVVIVAEDLSPSQTVQLNKQFVKGFVTNIGGPTSHTAIMARSLGIPSVVGTNNIMQFTNNGDLIALDGSKGIVVVNPDEQQKTEFLNAKNKYQEYLQKLAALKGKASLTTDGHHVELAANIGTPKDVQNVLDNDAEAIGLFRSEFLYMDNDHWPTEEEQFQAYKEVVEKMNGKRVVIRTLDIGGDKTLKYFKFPEELNPFLGYRAIRFCLQNHDIFKTQLRALIRASEFGKVAIMFPMITNVKEFLAAKEVYKQAYQEVYKTNKNIKPMNQIELGLMMETPAAAILSDMFAKHADFMSIGTNDLIQYSMAVDRMNENISYLYQPLNPSILRFIKLIIDGAHKHGKWVGMCGEMAGDKRAIPILIGLGLDEFSMSTSSVLATRELVNSLSFQKMQQIVSQAIELENEKDVVALLDAELK